A single Actinomycetota bacterium DNA region contains:
- a CDS encoding (2Fe-2S)-binding protein, which yields MYVCHCVLVTDREIHAAVECGARDECAIARLCGAGSRCGGCLPFIRDLLAERGIDIDEPVTSREVRQALRAFGHVHQRHVRSRRCKVTSGSSTSSTNT from the coding sequence GTGTACGTTTGCCACTGCGTCCTCGTCACCGACCGTGAGATCCACGCTGCAGTAGAGTGCGGCGCGCGTGACGAATGCGCCATCGCACGCCTGTGTGGGGCCGGGAGCCGGTGCGGCGGTTGTCTGCCGTTCATCCGCGACCTGCTCGCCGAGCGTGGGATCGACATCGACGAACCGGTGACATCACGCGAGGTCCGCCAGGCGCTGCGGGCGTTCGGCCACGTCCACCAGCGGCACGTTAGGAGCCGGAGATGCAAGGTGACGAGCGGGTCATCGACTTCCTCAACGAACACCTGA
- the bfr gene encoding bacterioferritin translates to MQGDERVIDFLNEHLTAELTIISQYFLNAKMLENWGLPGLAKVFRDVSFEEMRDAESLIDRILYLKGHPNLQRLDTIRVGEDPREQIELALDCERDAIQRLRSGVELCVEVGDHGTREVLAEMLTEEEAHTDFFETQLDVIDRVGLANFLAAYVRSD, encoded by the coding sequence ATGCAAGGTGACGAGCGGGTCATCGACTTCCTCAACGAACACCTGACCGCCGAGCTCACCATCATCAGCCAGTACTTCCTCAACGCCAAGATGCTGGAGAACTGGGGGTTGCCCGGCCTCGCGAAGGTCTTCCGCGACGTCTCGTTCGAGGAGATGCGCGACGCGGAGAGCCTGATCGACCGCATCCTGTACCTCAAAGGGCATCCCAACCTGCAGCGTCTGGACACCATCCGCGTGGGCGAGGACCCCCGGGAGCAGATCGAGTTGGCGCTCGACTGCGAGCGGGACGCCATCCAACGGCTCCGCAGCGGCGTCGAGCTGTGCGTCGAGGTCGGCGACCATGGGACCCGGGAAGTCCTGGCGGAGATGCTGACCGAAGAGGAGGCCCACACCGACTTCTTCGAGACGCAGCTGGACGTGATCGACCGTGTCGGTCTGGCGAACTTCCTCGCGGCGTACGTCCGCAGCGACTAG